From Camelina sativa cultivar DH55 chromosome 7, Cs, whole genome shotgun sequence, one genomic window encodes:
- the LOC104702872 gene encoding cyclin-dependent kinase inhibitor 1, which translates to MVRKCRKGKGLVEAGVSSTYMQLRSRRIVYIRSEKAKSSAVVGDNNGVLSSCCGSNEYNNKNIDLEEEDKDGDTETSTYRRGTKRKLFESLREDDRETSKSMENYSSEFEPMVKESLDSCCSGRVAKEKEKTAEMPTVSEIEDFFAEAEKHLSKKFEKKYNFDFEKEKPLEGRYEWVKLE; encoded by the exons ATGGTGAGGAAATGTAGGAAAGGTAAAGGATTAGTGGAAGCTGGAGTTTCGTCGACGTATATGCAGCTTCGTAGCCGGAGAATCGTTTATATCAGATCGGAGAAAGCTAAAAGCTCAGCCGTAGTCGGTGATAATAATGGAGTTTTGTCGTCTTGTTGTGGGAGCAatgaatataataataagaacatAGATCTGGAG gaggAAGATAAAGATGGTGACACCGAAACGTCGACGTATCGACG GGGTACGAAGAGGAAGCTgtttgagagtttgagagaagACGACAGAGAAACGAGTAAATCCATGGAGAATTATTCATCGGAATTTGAACCTATGGTTAAAGAGTCGTTAGATAGTTGTTGTAGCGGGAGAGTAGccaaggagaaagagaagacgGCGGAGATGCCAACGGTATCAGAAATCGAAGATTTTTTCGCGGAGGCTGAGAAACATCTCAGTAAAAAATTCGAGAAGAA GTATAATTTCGATTTCGAGAAGGAGAAGCCATTAGAAGGACGTTACGAATGGGTTAAGTTAGAGTGA